One genomic region from Haloterrigena gelatinilytica encodes:
- a CDS encoding DUF5791 family protein, producing the protein MFYEQRMNAPDSPADLRAEYEDDLRAVVTQHGVDAVADRTDVDRETADALLEGDSPDLTLLEAAQIQALADGEPEPDEMVEIACDHLLLGMTTAVLDVDAVESELAIDMDAKEIQQKIERRAPMSFEEFVHVQYVIADGAP; encoded by the coding sequence ATGTTCTACGAGCAACGGATGAACGCCCCGGACTCGCCCGCCGACCTCCGCGCCGAGTACGAGGACGACCTCCGGGCGGTCGTCACCCAGCACGGCGTCGACGCCGTCGCCGACCGAACCGACGTCGACCGCGAGACCGCCGACGCGCTCCTCGAGGGGGACTCGCCCGATCTCACGCTCCTCGAGGCGGCCCAGATCCAGGCGCTCGCGGACGGCGAGCCCGAGCCCGACGAGATGGTCGAGATCGCCTGCGACCACCTCCTGTTGGGGATGACGACGGCCGTCCTCGACGTCGACGCCGTCGAGAGCGAGCTCGCGATCGACATGGACGCGAAGGAGATCCAGCAGAAGATCGAGCGCCGCGCGCCGATGTCCTTCGAGGAGTTCGTCCACGTCCAGTACGTGATCGCCGACGGCGCGCCCTGA
- the sppA gene encoding signal peptide peptidase SppA, with translation MIGSERIDRLLIVVVGVAAFAAAGFALFVVYPDSLAELLGVLVALAVAALGVRFSSNIAASLYPDYDVAEVAVEGPITRDGGGGSLPSSPRGTPADDIVDQIDRADEDDSVDALLLKLNTPGGEVVPSDDIRLAAERFDGPTIAYATDVCASGGYWIASGCDELWAREGSIVGSIGVIGSRVNASDLAEKVGLSYERFAAGDYKDAGTPLKEMDEDERAYLQGLIDDYYDTFVERVSDGRDLDTEFVRDTEARIYLGEQAHDLELVDRLGTRREIEDELADRLERDEISVEEFEPERPLMARIGTGAQRVAYAFGAGISGLAEDREFRLRT, from the coding sequence GTGATCGGTAGCGAACGGATCGATCGACTGCTGATCGTCGTCGTCGGCGTCGCCGCCTTCGCCGCGGCCGGGTTCGCGCTGTTCGTCGTCTATCCGGACTCGCTGGCGGAGCTACTCGGCGTGCTCGTCGCGCTCGCGGTCGCGGCGCTCGGCGTTCGCTTCTCGAGCAATATCGCCGCGTCGCTGTACCCCGACTACGACGTCGCCGAGGTCGCCGTCGAAGGACCCATCACGCGCGACGGCGGCGGCGGGTCGCTCCCCTCGAGTCCGCGGGGGACGCCGGCCGACGACATCGTCGACCAGATCGACCGGGCCGACGAGGACGACAGCGTCGACGCCCTCCTGTTGAAGCTGAACACGCCCGGCGGCGAGGTCGTCCCCAGCGACGACATCCGGCTGGCGGCCGAGCGGTTCGACGGGCCGACGATCGCCTACGCGACCGACGTCTGCGCCAGCGGCGGCTACTGGATCGCCAGCGGCTGCGACGAACTCTGGGCCCGCGAGGGCTCGATCGTCGGCTCGATCGGCGTCATCGGCTCCCGGGTCAACGCCAGCGACCTCGCCGAGAAGGTCGGCCTCTCCTACGAGCGGTTCGCCGCCGGCGACTACAAGGACGCCGGCACTCCGCTGAAAGAGATGGACGAGGACGAACGCGCGTATCTGCAGGGGCTGATCGACGACTACTACGACACGTTCGTCGAGCGAGTCAGCGACGGCCGCGACCTCGACACGGAGTTCGTCCGCGACACCGAGGCGCGGATCTACCTCGGCGAGCAGGCCCACGACCTGGAGCTCGTCGATCGCCTCGGCACCCGCCGGGAGATCGAGGACGAACTGGCCGACCGCCTCGAGCGCGACGAGATCAGCGTCGAGGAGTTCGAACCCGAACGGCCGCTGATGGCCCGCATCGGCACCGGCGCACAGCGAGTAGCCTACGCCTTCGGGGCCGGTATCTCGGGTCTCGCCGAGGACCGGGAGTTCCGCCTGCGGACCTGA
- a CDS encoding carboxylate--amine ligase, which yields MDRHDDDAGVLIPGIDAPSTVACLRSLRPRGIRTIVGSESSTTPASRSTYCDEFVELPDPADDLSAYGDALLAVAERSDVRTIIPVREEDVYVLADRKAAFADVIDTNWPDFETLRRVQDRVELFAAADAADVAVPETALLDQWTDWDQETIVKPRYTVAAPAYLDPGADEIEIGSTEYQQPGTPPDLQTVVERRGHVPLVQERIPDSREFGFFALYDRGDPVATFQHCQRRGWEYCGGPSAYRESVYDPDLEAAGRALLDELEWHGLAMVEFLRDPVDEEYKLMEINPRFWSSLPFSVRAGADFPHYYWKQAIGEPVASDDTYEVGIGGHLLRGELSYLHSVATKEYPMVERPSLAGAVRDVATSLVSQPRFDYAVADDPMPFVRDGINLVEAYRESRSASESADDSSEADDRDPTDVPPQSTRSHGASPSQTSQGLDD from the coding sequence ATGGATCGACACGACGACGATGCGGGCGTCCTGATACCCGGCATCGATGCACCGAGTACCGTCGCCTGTCTCCGTTCGCTGCGACCGCGCGGCATCCGTACGATCGTCGGCTCCGAGTCGTCGACGACGCCGGCGTCCCGATCGACGTACTGCGACGAGTTCGTCGAGCTGCCGGATCCGGCCGACGATCTGTCCGCCTACGGCGACGCGTTGCTCGCGGTCGCCGAGCGGTCGGACGTCCGAACGATCATCCCGGTCCGCGAGGAGGACGTCTACGTCCTCGCCGATCGCAAGGCGGCGTTCGCCGACGTGATCGACACGAACTGGCCCGATTTCGAAACGCTCCGACGGGTTCAGGACCGCGTCGAACTCTTCGCCGCCGCCGACGCGGCCGACGTGGCGGTCCCGGAGACCGCGCTGTTAGACCAGTGGACCGACTGGGACCAGGAAACGATCGTAAAGCCCCGATACACGGTCGCCGCGCCCGCCTATCTCGATCCGGGCGCCGACGAGATCGAGATCGGCTCGACGGAGTACCAGCAGCCGGGGACGCCGCCGGACCTCCAGACCGTCGTCGAGCGCCGCGGGCACGTCCCGCTGGTCCAGGAGCGGATCCCCGACTCCCGCGAATTCGGCTTCTTCGCCCTCTACGACCGCGGCGACCCGGTCGCCACCTTCCAGCACTGCCAGCGCCGCGGCTGGGAGTACTGCGGCGGCCCCAGCGCCTACCGCGAGTCGGTGTACGATCCGGACCTCGAGGCGGCCGGCCGGGCGCTGCTGGACGAACTCGAGTGGCACGGCCTCGCGATGGTCGAGTTCCTCCGGGACCCCGTCGACGAGGAGTACAAGCTCATGGAGATCAACCCGCGCTTCTGGTCGTCGCTCCCGTTTTCCGTCCGCGCGGGCGCGGACTTCCCCCACTACTACTGGAAGCAGGCGATCGGCGAACCGGTCGCGTCCGACGACACCTACGAGGTCGGCATCGGCGGCCACCTGCTCCGGGGGGAGCTCAGCTACCTCCACAGCGTGGCGACCAAGGAGTACCCGATGGTCGAACGCCCGTCGCTCGCGGGCGCGGTGCGCGACGTCGCGACGTCGCTCGTCAGTCAGCCGCGGTTCGACTACGCGGTGGCCGACGATCCCATGCCGTTCGTCCGGGACGGCATCAACCTGGTCGAAGCCTACCGCGAGAGTCGATCAGCGTCGGAGTCAGCCGACGACTCGAGCGAGGCCGACGACCGCGATCCGACGGACGTACCGCCACAATCGACGCGTTCGCACGGGGCGTCGCCGTCGCAGACGTCCCAGGGACTCGACGACTGA
- a CDS encoding SDR family oxidoreductase yields the protein MNVAILGCGHVGLELGRQLTDRGHEAIGVRRSDEGVGAIEDAGFEAVQADVTDREGLAAVPDVDAVVFAASSGGRGAEAAREVYVEGLRTAIEQFGGREDSPERLVYTSSTGVHGDHDGDWVDEETPIEPTTEKTEVLAEAERIARELPVEYGFEGTVARYAGLYGPGRYRLERYLEGPVTEGYLNMVHRDDAAGAVRYLLEADLARGEVVQVVDDEPARKWAFADWLAEQCGVEQPPKRTKAERLADDDVSEAGERRILTSKRCANEKLRELGYEFAYPTYREGYRDAIEAYRDGERGL from the coding sequence ATGAACGTTGCAATTCTGGGCTGTGGCCACGTCGGCCTCGAGTTGGGTCGCCAGCTGACCGACCGCGGTCACGAGGCGATCGGCGTGCGCCGATCCGACGAGGGGGTTGGGGCAATCGAGGACGCCGGCTTCGAGGCCGTACAGGCGGACGTCACCGACCGCGAGGGGCTCGCGGCCGTCCCGGACGTCGACGCCGTCGTCTTCGCGGCCAGCAGCGGCGGGCGCGGCGCCGAGGCGGCCCGCGAAGTCTACGTCGAGGGACTCCGGACGGCCATCGAGCAGTTCGGTGGGCGAGAGGACTCGCCCGAGCGGCTGGTCTACACCTCGTCGACGGGCGTCCACGGCGACCACGACGGCGACTGGGTCGACGAGGAGACGCCGATCGAGCCCACGACCGAGAAGACCGAGGTGCTCGCCGAGGCCGAACGGATCGCCCGCGAGTTGCCCGTCGAGTACGGCTTCGAGGGCACCGTCGCGCGCTACGCCGGTCTCTACGGCCCCGGCCGCTACCGTCTCGAGCGCTACCTCGAGGGACCCGTCACGGAGGGGTACCTGAACATGGTCCACCGCGACGACGCCGCGGGGGCCGTCCGCTACCTGCTCGAGGCGGACCTCGCGCGCGGGGAGGTCGTCCAGGTGGTCGACGACGAACCCGCCCGCAAGTGGGCGTTCGCGGACTGGCTGGCCGAGCAGTGCGGGGTAGAGCAGCCGCCCAAACGGACGAAGGCGGAGCGGCTGGCCGACGACGACGTCTCCGAGGCCGGCGAGCGGCGCATCCTGACGAGCAAGCGCTGTGCCAACGAGAAACTGCGCGAACTGGGCTACGAGTTCGCGTATCCGACCTACCGCGAGGGGTACCGGGACGCCATCGAGGCCTACCGAGACGGCGAGCGGGGGCTCTGA
- a CDS encoding DUF373 family protein, with product MTTLVVCLDRTDDVGRKTGLRSPVVGWEAVRALVTDVGLADPEDSGVNSLLETLRVAQNLRDENEEVVVAVVSGDRESMVSADRAVATQLDELVAEYDPDSAVVVIDSAEDERLVPIVESRVRVDSVDRVVVRQARDIESTYYLLKQFLADEELRQTVLVPIGLTLLVFPMLASFVGPAEGAAAITTVIGVFLLYKGFNIDERVTRVAHQVRESLYSGQVSVVTYVVAAGLTLVGVFAGALGVSTLEDTPGVVVPAMQFAFDSVPWLAMAALTASAGRLLDEAIGDGPIRSSYLNLPFIVIAVGLVVRGFSAYFLEQQRVIDPFVVPAYEFGVISNEQFAVSAGERLALFVVSGIVVSLVGAHLASYFSTSREEGELADGGPEALPTGETVSEPSASAESTSERTDGGPPTSPTDAADTDRGAAPRSGSESASDSTSSTDADSAE from the coding sequence GTGACAACGCTGGTCGTCTGTCTCGACCGGACCGACGACGTCGGTCGCAAGACCGGACTGCGCTCTCCAGTCGTGGGCTGGGAGGCGGTCCGCGCGCTCGTGACCGACGTCGGACTGGCGGATCCGGAGGATTCGGGGGTCAACTCCCTGCTCGAGACGTTGCGCGTCGCCCAGAACCTCCGCGACGAGAACGAGGAGGTCGTCGTCGCGGTCGTCTCGGGCGACCGGGAGTCGATGGTCTCGGCGGACAGAGCCGTCGCGACGCAACTGGACGAGCTCGTCGCCGAGTACGATCCCGACTCCGCGGTCGTCGTCATCGACAGCGCGGAGGACGAGCGACTGGTGCCGATCGTCGAGAGCCGCGTCCGGGTCGATTCGGTCGACCGCGTCGTCGTCCGTCAGGCCCGAGACATCGAGTCGACCTACTACCTGCTCAAGCAGTTCCTCGCCGACGAGGAACTGCGCCAGACCGTCCTCGTGCCGATCGGGCTGACGCTGCTGGTCTTCCCGATGCTCGCGAGTTTCGTCGGTCCCGCGGAGGGCGCCGCCGCGATCACGACCGTCATCGGCGTCTTCCTGCTCTACAAGGGATTCAATATCGACGAGCGGGTGACGAGAGTCGCCCACCAGGTGCGCGAATCGCTGTACTCCGGCCAGGTCTCGGTCGTCACCTACGTCGTCGCCGCGGGGCTGACCCTCGTGGGCGTCTTCGCCGGCGCGTTAGGCGTCTCGACGCTCGAGGACACCCCCGGCGTCGTGGTGCCGGCGATGCAGTTCGCCTTCGACAGCGTCCCCTGGCTCGCGATGGCCGCGCTGACGGCGAGCGCCGGCCGCCTGCTCGACGAGGCCATCGGTGACGGGCCGATCCGCAGTTCGTACCTCAACCTGCCCTTTATCGTTATCGCGGTCGGGCTGGTCGTCCGGGGGTTCTCGGCGTACTTCCTCGAGCAACAGCGCGTGATCGATCCGTTCGTGGTACCGGCCTACGAGTTCGGCGTCATCTCGAACGAACAGTTCGCGGTGTCGGCCGGCGAACGGCTCGCGCTGTTCGTCGTGAGCGGGATCGTGGTCAGTCTCGTCGGCGCGCACCTCGCGTCGTACTTCAGCACCAGTCGAGAGGAAGGCGAACTCGCCGACGGCGGCCCCGAGGCCCTACCGACGGGCGAGACGGTGTCGGAGCCGTCCGCGAGCGCCGAATCGACGTCCGAACGCACCGACGGCGGGCCGCCGACGTCCCCGACGGACGCCGCCGACACCGATCGTGGTGCGGCGCCCCGATCGGGATCGGAGTCGGCGTCCGATTCGACCTCGAGTACCGACGCCGATTCGGCCGAGTGA
- a CDS encoding coiled-coil protein yields the protein MVDESKNIELTEDDLENKSKGQLIKMAGQLRDRRNELNQMASERASKRDDLNAKTREKVDEAQEHREKRDELNEQVQEHKEKRNELNAEANELFDKVEKLKSDMELDEGKDLEDLEEEIEELEFKQQTEVLSSEEEKELIEKIESKREEYESRKEKLEQNEDLEELVEEAEEVRSEASQHHQKVTELADKAQEHHNQMIEAYREADDIRDEADEMHEKFVEAQEAADQHHEDFVRVQKRLRELDKKEEEERKSERDKKKEEAKEEAEEIYQKFKEGETLDTEDLMKLQKTGLL from the coding sequence ATGGTAGACGAATCAAAGAACATCGAACTGACGGAGGACGACCTCGAAAACAAATCGAAAGGGCAGCTCATCAAGATGGCCGGTCAACTGCGGGATCGGCGAAACGAGCTGAACCAGATGGCGTCCGAGCGGGCGTCCAAGCGCGACGACCTCAACGCGAAGACACGCGAGAAGGTCGACGAAGCTCAGGAGCACCGCGAGAAACGCGACGAGCTCAACGAGCAGGTCCAAGAGCACAAGGAAAAGCGCAACGAGCTCAACGCCGAGGCCAACGAGCTGTTCGACAAGGTCGAGAAGCTCAAGTCCGACATGGAGCTCGACGAGGGCAAGGACTTAGAGGACCTCGAGGAGGAGATCGAGGAACTCGAGTTTAAGCAACAGACCGAAGTCCTCTCGAGCGAGGAGGAGAAGGAGCTCATCGAGAAGATCGAGTCCAAGCGCGAGGAGTACGAGTCCCGCAAGGAGAAACTCGAGCAGAACGAGGATCTCGAGGAGCTCGTCGAGGAAGCCGAGGAAGTGCGATCGGAAGCCTCCCAGCACCACCAGAAGGTGACCGAGCTCGCGGACAAGGCCCAGGAACACCACAACCAGATGATCGAGGCCTATCGGGAGGCCGACGACATCCGCGACGAGGCCGACGAGATGCACGAGAAGTTCGTCGAGGCCCAGGAGGCCGCCGACCAGCACCACGAGGACTTCGTCCGCGTCCAGAAGCGCCTGCGCGAGCTGGACAAGAAGGAAGAGGAGGAGCGCAAGTCCGAGCGCGACAAGAAGAAAGAGGAGGCCAAGGAAGAGGCCGAGGAGATCTATCAGAAGTTCAAGGAGGGCGAGACCCTCGACACCGAGGACCTGATGAAGCTCCAGAAGACCGGTCTGCTCTAG
- a CDS encoding tubulin/FtsZ family protein, whose product MKVALIGVGQAGGKVTERLARFDAEMGFGAVQGALAVNSAEPDLRSLEYVDTQLIGADRVNGHGVGGDNELGTEIMQADIQQVMNALDGRVTSKAEGIFVVAGLGGGTGSGGAPVVVHHLQQIYDIPVYALGVLPGRNEGALYQANAGRSLKTIVREADATLLVDNDAWHEQGESVEGAFETINERIAKRVGLLFASGEAVEGVGESVVDSSEVINTLRAGGIAALGYATEAASEDSAENVNTAMSVSRQALLTGTSLPDATTADSALLVIAGEPDRIPRKGVERARRWLEDETGSMQVRGGDFPLESDRLGALVLLGGAERSDRIQEFMERAREAEKAQEREEEQTDPAEQFADDRLEDLF is encoded by the coding sequence ATGAAAGTTGCCCTGATCGGTGTTGGTCAGGCCGGTGGCAAGGTCACTGAACGGCTCGCCCGCTTCGACGCGGAGATGGGCTTCGGAGCCGTTCAGGGCGCGCTGGCCGTCAACTCCGCCGAACCGGACCTCCGGTCCCTCGAGTACGTCGACACGCAGTTGATCGGCGCCGACCGCGTCAACGGCCACGGCGTCGGCGGCGATAACGAACTCGGGACCGAGATCATGCAGGCGGACATCCAGCAGGTGATGAACGCGCTCGACGGCCGCGTCACCTCCAAAGCGGAGGGGATCTTCGTCGTCGCCGGCCTCGGCGGCGGCACCGGCAGCGGCGGCGCGCCGGTCGTCGTCCACCACCTCCAGCAGATCTACGACATCCCCGTCTACGCGCTCGGGGTCCTCCCGGGGCGCAACGAGGGCGCGCTCTACCAGGCCAACGCGGGTCGGTCGCTGAAGACGATCGTCCGCGAGGCCGACGCGACGCTGCTGGTCGACAACGACGCCTGGCACGAACAGGGCGAGAGCGTCGAGGGGGCCTTCGAGACGATCAACGAGCGGATCGCAAAGCGGGTCGGCCTGCTCTTCGCCTCCGGCGAGGCCGTCGAGGGCGTCGGCGAAAGCGTCGTCGACTCGAGCGAAGTCATCAACACGCTTCGCGCGGGCGGGATCGCCGCGCTGGGGTACGCCACCGAAGCCGCCAGCGAGGACAGCGCCGAGAACGTCAACACGGCCATGAGCGTCTCGCGGCAGGCGCTGCTGACGGGCACCAGCCTCCCGGACGCGACGACCGCCGACTCGGCGCTGCTGGTCATCGCCGGCGAACCAGACCGCATCCCGCGCAAGGGCGTCGAACGGGCCCGCCGCTGGCTCGAGGACGAGACCGGCAGCATGCAGGTCCGCGGCGGGGACTTCCCGCTCGAGAGCGACCGATTGGGCGCGCTCGTCCTGCTGGGCGGGGCGGAGCGGTCCGATCGCATTCAAGAATTCATGGAGCGCGCACGCGAGGCCGAGAAGGCCCAGGAACGCGAGGAGGAGCAGACCGATCCGGCCGAACAGTTCGCCGACGATCGACTCGAGGATCTCTTCTAG